In Nicotiana tabacum cultivar K326 chromosome 2, ASM71507v2, whole genome shotgun sequence, the following proteins share a genomic window:
- the LOC107799377 gene encoding GDSL esterase/lipase At1g58430-like — MGITSFFFILLVQLCNGKSLPKFSAILIFGDSTVDTGNNNYISTIFQGNHRPYGENFPGRIPTGRFSDGKLVPDFLASMLGLKEYVPPFLQPYLSKHDLLTGVSFASAGSGYDDLTTAASKAIPMSQQIKYFERYIEKLQEIVGEEKAQKIVSAALVIISAGTNDFIFNFYDIPTRRNQFNITGYQDFLQIQLQNFVEDLYNLGCRKMLVAGLPPVGCLPIQITAKSPLLRKCIEEENFDAQSYNAKLTRLLKQVQAALSGSKVLYSDTYHPFMHMIKHPKKYGFVKTRRGCCGSGTYEAGPFCNKHRPVCKNASKYLFWDSIHPGESAYRYLSNMAMKKLLHHKLSHNKTH, encoded by the exons ATGGGTATTACCAGCTTTTTTTTCATCCTGTTGGTGCAACTCTGCAATGGCAAATCTTTGCCCAAGTTCTCAGCCATCCTCATCTTTGGAGATTCAACAGTTGATACTGGCAACAATAATTACATCTCTACGATATTTCAAGGTAATCATCGGCCTTATGGCGAAAACTTCCCTGGCCGGATTCCGACAGGAAGGTTTTCAGATGGAAAACTTGTTCCTGACTTTTTAGCATCCATGTTAGGCCTGAAGGAATATGTTCCTCCTTTTCTACAACCATATCTATCAAAACATGATCTTCTAACTGGCGTCAGCTTTGCATCTGCTGGCTCTGGATACGACGACCTAACCACAGCCGCATCTAAAGCAATCCCCATGTCCCAGCAAATCAAATATTTTGAGCGCTACATAGAGAAGCTCCAGGAGATTGTAGGAGAAGAGAAAGCTCAAAAAATTGTCAGTGCTGCTTTGGTTATCATCAGTGCAGGGACTAACGATTTCATCTTCAACTTCTATGATATCCCAACAAGGAGGAATCAATTTAATATAACTGGATATCAAGATTTTTTGCAGATCCAGCTCCAGAACTTTGTAGAG GATCTATATAATCTTGGATGTCGTAAGATGCTTGTTGCCGGGCTTCCTCCTGTTGGCTGTCTTCCAATACAAATAACTGCAAAGTCCCCATTGCTCAGAAAGTGCATTGAAGAGGAGAATTTTGATGCTCAATCCTATAATGCGAAACTCACAAGGTTGCTAAAACAAGTACAAGCAGCACTTTCAGGAAGCAAAGTATTGTATTCAGATACATATCATCCTTTCATGCACATGATCAAGCATCCAAAAAAATATG GATTTGTGAAAACTAGACGAGGGTGCTGTGGCAGTGGTACCTATGAAGCAGGTCCATTCTGTAACAAACACCGTCCTGTCTGCAAAAATGCTTCTAAATACTTGTTCTGGGACAGTATACATCCTGGTGAATCAGCCTACCGGTATCTTTCCAATATGGCAATGAAGAAACTACTGCATCACAAACTATCACACAACAAAACCCATTAA
- the LOC107799376 gene encoding exocyst complex component EXO70B1-like — protein sequence MAENGEEKLIAVARHIAKTLGHTDTMTDDILQIFSSFDNRLREKLTDDQPTSCASLERTLKSLHRQISRYVSTEHPLWSDSADSSSFLDSLDELIATIREWNPMASDKSVSACLDKAEDLLQQAMFRLEDEFKTLMQRAAESLDLTRYQNGEPAANLNYSSDSEDDSDIPVAHPVTDYDILIDALPAGTVSDIHEIATRMVAAGYGKECSHAYSACRREFLEESLSRLGLQKLSIDEVQKMQWTELEDEIEKWVKAVNVALRILFPSERRLCDRVFFGFNSVSDLSFMEVSRGSTIQLLNFADAVAISSRAPERLFKVLDVYEALRDLMPEFELLFMDQYCVLLRNEALTIWRRLGEAIRGIFMELENLIRRDPAKTPVPGGGLHPITRYVMNYLRAACRSRISLEQVFEESASAVDYRGEVDHRALSSSPLAVQMAWTMELLESNLEAKSKIYKDSALLAVFMMNNERYIVQKVKDSELGLLLGDDWIRKHASKVKQYHVNYQRSSWSKVLGALKIDNNAMSPTGASRSLKEKLKLFNSYFEEICKTQSNWVIFDEQLKEDLRNSVAGILSPAYRNFVGRLQSSHDAGRHAERHVKFSVEDLEARITELFQGNNGSVGGRK from the coding sequence ATGGCTGAAAATGGCGAAGAAAAACTCATAGCTGTTGCTCGTCATATTGCTAAAACTCTTGGTCATACTGATACTATGACTGATGATATTCTTCAAATCTTCTCTAGTTTCGATAATCGTCTCCGTGAAAAGCTCACTGATGATCAGCCCACTAGCTGTGCTTCACTTGAACGAACCCTTAAATCCCTTCACCGTCAGATCTCTCGTTACGTCTCCACCGAACATCCCTTATGGTCCGATTCAGCTGATTCTTCCTCTTTCCTTGATTCCCTTGACGAATTAATAGCCACAATTCGCGAGTGGAACCCTATGGCGAGTGACAAATCCGTTTCTGCTTGTCTTGATAAAGCTGAGGATTTACTCCAACAAGCTATGTTCCGTTTGGAGGATGAGTTCAAAACCCTCATGCAACGCGCTGCTGAGTCCTTGGATCTCACGCGCTACCAGAACGGCGAACCGGCAGCGAATCTGAACTACTCCTCTGATTCCGAAGATGACAGTGACATTCCTGTAGCACATCCGGTTACAGATTACGACATCCTTATTGACGCTTTACCGGCGGGAACCGTCAGCGATATTCACGAGATCGCAACAAGGATGGTGGCCGCCGGATACGGGAAGGAGTGTTCGCACGCGTACAGCGCCTGCAGGAGAGAGTTTCTGGAGGAGAGTCTGAGTAGACTGGGGTTGCAGAAGCTGAGTATTGATGAAGTGCAGAAAATGCAGTGGACTGAGCTGGAAGACGAGATTGAGAAATGGGTCAAAGCGGTCAACGTTGCGCTCCGGATTCTGTTCCCGAGTGAACGCCGTCTATGCGATCGCGTCTTTTTCGGATTCAACTCTGTTTCTGATCTGTCATTCATGGAAGTTTCTAGAGGTTCTACGATTCAGCTTCTCAACTTTGCTGATGCTGTTGCCATCTCAAGTCGGGCACCGGAGAGACTTTTCAAGGTGCTGGATGTTTATGAGGCGCTTAGGGATTTGATGCCTGAATTTGAATTGTTGTTTATGGATCAATATTGTGTGTTATTGAGGAATGAAGCTTTGACTATATGGAGAAGATTAGGTGAGGCTATTAGAGGGATTTTTATGGAGTTGGAGAATTTGATTCGCCGCGATCCTGCCAAAACGCCTGTTCCAGGTGGTGGGCTCCACCCGATTACTCGATACGTGATGAATTATCTCCGCGCAGCTTGTCGATCCCGGATTTCTCTTGAACAGGTTTTTGAGGAGTCTGCTAGTGCTGTTGATTATAGAGGAGAAGTGGATCATAGAGCGCTTTCATCGTCGCCCTTGGCTGTTCAAATGGCGTGGACCATGGAGTTACTTGAGAGTAATCTGGAAGCAAAATCCAAGATTTACAAAGACTCTGCTTTATTGGCTGTTTTTATGATGAATAATGAAAGATACATTGTTCAGAAGGTTAAAGATAGTGAGTTGGGATTACTTCTAGGTGATGATTGGATACGGAAGCACGCATCCAAAGTTAAGCAGTATCATGTCAATTATCAACGAAGTTCATGGAGTAAGGTTTTGGGAGCTCTGAAGATTGATAATAATGCCATGTCGCCTACTGGAGCATCAAGGTCTTTGAAAGAAAAGCTTAAGTTATTCAATTCCTACTTTGAGGAGATATGTAAAACACAATCCAATTGGGTAATCTTTGATGAGCAACTGAAGGAGGATTTGAGGAATTCCGTAGCTGGGATTTTGTCTCCAGCATACCGCAACTTTGTTGGAAGGTTGCAGAGTAGTCACGATGCTGGGAGGCATGCGGAGAGGCATGTCAAGTTTAGTGTGGAGGATCTTGAAGCTCGAATTACTGAGTTGTTTCAGGGGAACAATGGATCAGTTGGTGGCAGGAAGTGA